A stretch of Rhea pennata isolate bPtePen1 chromosome 18, bPtePen1.pri, whole genome shotgun sequence DNA encodes these proteins:
- the LAMC3 gene encoding laminin subunit gamma-3 → MVRPPGLCALALLALGLGAGAGGSAACRDARGRARRCTPAFENAAFGRAALATNTCGSPPEDYCLQMGARDATKLCHRCDAGDPRLHHNASLLTDFHSQEDSTWWQSQSMAFGIQYPNSVNITLHLGKAYEITYVRLKFHTSRPESFAIYKRSRADGPWLPYQYYSASCEQTYGERRRQHVGPGEDERVAFCTDEFSDISPLSGGNVAFSTLEGRPSAYNFDGSPALQEWVTVTDLLISLNRLNTFGDDIFKDPKVLQSYYYAISDFSVGGRCKCNGHASRCAADAAGRLACACEHNTAGADCERCRPFYQDRPWARATAASANECLPCNCSGRSDECVYDGELYRSTGHGGHCLRCRDNTAGPRCERCRPNHYRWDERAACQPCHCHAAGSVRLQCDSSGACACKANVTGWKCERCEDGFHSLGQGGCRPCACNPAGSVGTCDPDTGRCACKERVEGSACERCRPGSFNLQPHNPAGCTVCFCYGHSAACTAAAGYEATRVRAAFQRGLEGWAAATPDGIEIPLHWANGEIFTEWDGEEPVDFLAPEKFLQNQRFSYGQLLSLLLAVEGNGTGAPLPRVQLVLEGDGMGVAMWASSSAAGNESQPDGRKQAIAFRLHEAEEGAEPSLSAFSFQRLLSNLTALRLRVSRSPLRGRLSLSEVQLASARPGPASSAAWVEECVCPRGYAGQFCESCAPGFKREVAFGGPLVACVPCACNRHGSCDPLAGHCRCLHHTEGPSCERCSPGFYGNPFAGRSDDCKPCPCPGRSPCTQVPSSGEVVCTGCPPGQRGKRCELCDDGFFGDPLGQRGPARPCVPCQCHGNVDPNAVGNCDPESGRCLRCLHNTTGERCETCRQGFYGDALAPGPAGKCTPCECNAEGSAAGRDGCDAATGQCRCLPHVAGRDCGRCQPGYHGLQPAVGCKSCQCHPAGSRDSRCHALTGQCSCQPGVEGTRCDRCQHGFFGLSAGGCRACNCSPLGSVTPRCHENGTCVCRPGFVGRKCDQCEANSFPDPPSSGCRECPACYGLLRDQAERLEAALQDAEERLQKPGCDGPCPALGDAPRGDGLSGRHLPRGAGAALAEQAGRLAGSLSAARSRLGSAGAAAGCSGRGPGKACALLLEIGAALRSAQRDLLRAADTLATTEVPREVPRQPTNWSRPALEARALAESHGDAAVQVESVVRRALRVSNTSYALLQSLLEESTMLETQQELEARYKEIQRAQEELGAGMLEVAAEAERAFTAVHQANVDMAKKLLPMTAPGQQELLARAGALVQDLAALEQAAKAGEPAARRAAEASHALAAEPRRELQRTRSFGQLRDRAASAHTLATSAVSHGKAVLSDAESLLANLEGTRKELRHQKGQAALSRKMVLVRDRTMVEAQRKTKRAEKMLGNSLSVSTAARRMAREAEQVAGESAKRAQAVLWESKQTRKQASKLTMHTNETLQELSRQEHVAEKLRGNLEEADQVRTEANQLAKSLQEARGSLLSDIETLNDLLRSLGNLEQATHVDAVLNASRQQLERLQLRLAEPGALAGRLSHLQREAERQQEKIQAFESDLAEIRADKQNLEDILRSLPEGCASWQ, encoded by the exons ATGGTGCGGCCGCCCGGGCTCTGCGCGCTGGCCCtgctggcgctggggctgggcgCCGGagcggggggctcggcggcgtGCCGCGacgcccggggccgggcccgccgctGCACACCCGCCTTCGAGAACGCGGCGTTCGGCCGGGCCGCCCTGGCCACCAACACGTGCGGCTCGCCGCCCGAGGACTACTGCCTGCAGATGGGCGCCCGCGATGCCACCAAGCTGTGCCACCGCTGCGACGCCGGCGACCCCCGGCTCCACCACAACGCCTCCCTGCTCACCGACTTCCACAGCCAGGAGGACAGCACTTGGTGGCAGAGCCAGTCCATGGCCTTCGGCATCCAGTACCCCAACTCTGTCAACATCACCTTGCACCTGG GCAAAGCCTACGAGATCACCTACGTGCGGCTGAAGTTTCACACCAGCCGCCCGGAGAGCTTCGCCATCTACAAGCGCAGCCGCGCCGACGGGCCCTGGCTGCCCTACCAGTACTACAGCGCGTCCTGCGAGCAGACCTACGGCGAGAGGCGGCGGCAGCACGTGGGGCCGGGGGAGGACGAGCGGGTGGCCTTCTGCACCGACGAATTCAGCGACATCTCCCCGCTGAGCGGCGGCAACGTGGCCTTCTCCACCCTGGAGGGCCGCCCCAGCGCCTACAACTTCGACGGGAGCCCGGCTCTGCAG GAGTGGGTGACCGTCACCGACCTGCTCATCTCCTTGAACCGGCTCAACACGTTCGGGGACGATATCTTCAAGGACCCCAAGGTGCTGCAGTCCTACTACTACGCCATCTCGGACTTCTCGGTCGGCGGCAG GTGCAAGTGCAACGGGCACGCGAGCCGCTGCGCTGCCGACGCGGCCGGGCGCCTGGCCTGCGCCTGCGAGCACAACACGGCCGGAGCCGACTGCGAGCGCTGCCGGCCCTTCTACCAGGACCGCCCGTGGGCTCGCGCCACCGCCGCCTCCGCCAACGAGTGCCTCC cttGCAACTGCAGCGGCCGCTCGGACGAGTGCGTCTACGACGGGGAGCTGTACCGCAGCACCGGGCACGGCGGCCACTGCCTGCGCTGCCGCGACAACAccgccgggccccgctgcgAGCGCTGCCGGCCCAACCACTACCGCTGGGACGAGCGAGCCGCCTGCCAGCCCTGCCACTGCCACGCCGCGG GCTCCGTGCGGCTCCAGTGCGACAGCTCGGGGGCCTGCGCCTGCAAAGCCAACGTGACGGGCTGGAAGTGCGAGCGCTGCGAGGACGGCTTCCACAGCCTCGGCCAGGGCGGCTGCCG ACCCTGCGCTTGCAACCCGGCGGGCAGCGTGGGCACCTGCGACCCGGACACGGGGCGCTGCGCCTGCAAGGAGCGGGTGGAGGGCTCCGCGTGCGAGAG GTGCCGGCCGGGCTCGTTCAACCTGCAGCCCCACAACCCCGCCGGCTGCACCGTCTGCTTCTGCTACGGCCACTCCGCGGCGTGCACGGCGGCGGCCGGCTACGAGGCGACCCGCGTCCGCGCCGCCTTCCAGCGAG ggctggagggctgggcggcTGCGACGCCGGATGGCATCGAAATCCCTTTGCATTGGGCTAACGGCGAAATCTTCACTGAGTGGGACGGAGAGGAGCCGGTGGATTTTCTTGCACCAG AGAAGTTTCTGCAGAACCAGCGTTTCAGCTAtgggcagctcctctccctgctgctggcagtggAGGGCAACGGGACCGGAGCACCCCTGCCGCGGGTGCAGCTGGTGCTGGAGGGCGACGGCATGGGCGTCGCGATGTGGGCCAGCTCCTCCGCAGCCGGCAACGAGAGCCAGCCTGACGGGAGGAAGCAGGCCATCGCCTTCAG GCTGCACGAGGCAGAGGAGGGTGCAGAGCCTTCGCTGTCAGCCTTCAGCTTCCAGCGCCTGCTTTCCAACCTGACCGCCCTCCGGCTCCGCGTGAGCCGCAGCCCCCTGCGAG GCAGGCTGTCCCTGAGCGAGGTGCAGCTCGCGTCCGCacgccccggcccggcctcgTCGGCCGCCTGGGTGGAGGAGTGCGTCTGTCCCCGGGGCTACGCCGGCCAGTTCTGCGAGTCCTGCGCGCCCGGCTTCAAGCGGGAGGTGGCCTTCGGCGGGCCGCTCGTCGCCTGCGTGCCCTGCGCCTGCAACCGGCACGGCAGCTGCGACCCCCTCGCAG GGCACTGCCGATGCTTGCACCACACCGAAGGTCCCTCCTGTGAGCGCTGCAGCCCCGGCTTTTACGGCAACCCCTTTGCAGGGCGCTCGGACGACTGCAAGCCGTGCCCGTGCCCCGGCCGCTCGCCCTGCACGCAGGTGCCCAGCAGCGGCGAGGTGGTCTGTACTGGCTGCCCGCCGGGGCAGAGAG GGAAACGGTGCGAGCTGTGTGACGACGGGTTCTTCGGGGACCCGCTGGGGCAGAGGGGCCCCGCGCGTCCCTGCGTCCCCTGCCAGTGCCACGGGAACGTGGATCCCAACGCCGTGGGGAACTGCGACCCCGAGTCCGGCCGGTGCCTGCGGTGCCTGCACAACACGACGGGCGAGCGCTGCGAGACGTGTCGGCAGGGCTTCTACGGGGACGCGCTGGCTCCCGGTCCCGCTGGGAAGTGCACGC CGTGCGAGTGCAACGCCGAGGGCTCAGCCGCGGGCCGGGACGGCTGCGACGCCGCCACGGGCCAGTGCCGCTGCCTCCCGCACGTGGCGGGCAGGGACTGCGGGCGCTGCCAGCCGGGCTACCACGGCCTGCAGCCCGCCGTGGGGTGCAAGAG CTGCCAGTGCCACCCGGCGGGGTCGCGGGACAGCCGGTGCCACGCGCTCACGGGGCAGTGCTCCTGCCAGCCCGGCGTCGAGGGGACGCGCTGCGACCGATGCCAGCACGGCTTCTTCGGCCTCTCCGCCGGGGGCTGCCGAG CCTGCAACTGCTCCCCGCTGGGCTCGGTCACGCCGCGGTGCCACGAGAACGGCACCTGCGTCTGCCGCCCGGGCTTCGTGGGCCGCAAGTGCGACCAGTGCGAGGCCAACTCCTTTCCCGACCCGCCGAGCTCCGGCTGCCGCGAGTGCCCTGCCTGCTACGGGCTGCTGAGGGACCAG GCCGAGCGGCTGGAAGCCGCGCTGCAGGACGCGGAGGAGCGGCTGCAAAAACCGGGCTGCGACGGCCCGTGCCCGGCGCTGGGAGACGCGCCCCGGGGCGACGGGCTGTCCGGCCGTCACCTCCCGCGAG gtgccggggccgcgctggcgGAGCAGGCGGGGCGGCTGGCCGGCTCGCTGagcgccgcgcggagccgcctgggcagcgccggcgcggccgccggctgctccggccgcggccccggcaaGGCCTGCGCGCTGCTGCTGGAGATCGGGGCCGCGCTGCGGTCGGCGCAGCGGGACCTCCTGCGGGCTGCGGACACCCTGGCTACCACG GAGGTCCCGCGTGAAGTCCCGCGGCAGCCCACCAACTGGAGCCGCCCGGCGCTGGAGGCCCGAGCGCTGGCCGAGAG CCACGGGGATGCTGCGGTGCAGGTGGAGTCCGTGGTCAGGAGAGCACTGCGAGTCTCCAACACCAGCTACGCGCTCCTGCAGAGCCTGCTGGAGGAGAGCACGATGCTGGAGAcgcagcaggagctggaggccAG GTACAAGGAAATCCAGCGGgcacaggaggagctgggcgCTGGCATGCTGGAGGTGGCAGCAGAGGCCGAGAGAGCTTTCACGGCTGTCCACCAGGCAAACGTGGACATGGCCAAGAAGCTGCTGCCGATGACTGCTCCAGGGCAG caggagctgctggcccGGGCTGGGGCCCTGGTGCAGGACCTGGCGGCGCTGGAGCAGGCGGCGAAGGCCGGGGagccggcggcccggcgggctGCCGAGGCTTCCCACGCGCTGGCGGCTGAgccgcgccgggagctgcagagGACTCGCAGCTTCGGGCAG CTGCGGGACAGGGCTGCCTCTGCCCACACCCTGGCCACCTCGGCGGTCTCACATGGCAAAGCTGTGCTCTCCGACGCAGAGTCCCTCCTGGCCAACTTGGAAG GCACGAGGAAGGAGCTGAGGCATCAGAAGGGCCAGGCTGCCCTGAGCAGAAAGATGGTACTTGTGCGGGACAGGACGATGGTGGAGGCCCAGAGGAAGACTAAACGGGCAGAAAAGATGCTGGGAAACTCCTTGTCGGTCTCCACCGCAGCCAGGAGGATGGCCAGGGAGGCCGAGCAAGTTGCTGGCGAGAGCGCTAAG AGGGCACAGGCTGTGCTGTGGGAGAGCAAGCAGACCCGCAAGCAGGCCAGCAAGCTCACCATGCACACCAACGAGACCTTGCAGGAGCTCTCCAGACAGGAGCATGTGGCTGAGAAGCTCAGGGGGAACCTGGAGGAAGCAGACCAG GTGAGGACAGAGGCAAATCAGTTGGCAAAAAGTCTCCAGGAAGCCCGGGGTTCGCTGCTCTCGGACATCGAGACCCTGAACGACCTGCTCCGCAGCCTAG GCAATCTGGAGCAGGCCACGCACGTGGATGCTGTGCTGAACGCCAGCCGTCAGCAGCTGGAGCGCCTGCAGCTGCGCCTGGCCGAGCCGGGCGCCCTGGCCGGGAGGCTCAGCCACCTGCAGCGGGAGGCGGAGCGGCAGCAGGAGAAGATCCAGGCGTTCGAGAGCGACCTCGCCGAGATCCGGGCCGACAAGCAGAACCTGGAGGACATTCTGCGGAGCCTGCCCGAGGGCTGCGCGAGCTGGCAGTGA